Proteins found in one Dendrosporobacter quercicolus genomic segment:
- a CDS encoding DUF951 domain-containing protein, with protein MNIVRYDIGDIVKMKKTHPCGSDRWEIMRTGIDFGLKCVGCGRRVMIPRPKFEKAVRAIVEKKLADSQS; from the coding sequence ATTGGCGACATTGTTAAAATGAAAAAAACTCATCCCTGCGGCTCCGACCGCTGGGAAATTATGCGTACTGGTATTGATTTTGGCCTTAAATGTGTGGGCTGCGGCCGGCGGGTAATGATTCCGCGACCGAAATTTGAAAAAGCAGTGAGAGCGATCGTAGAGAAAAAATTAGCTGACAGCCAATCTTGA